In one Bactrocera tryoni isolate S06 chromosome 5, CSIRO_BtryS06_freeze2, whole genome shotgun sequence genomic region, the following are encoded:
- the LOC120778746 gene encoding uncharacterized protein LOC120778746: protein MSAYELSKRVQVCFAVFVVVSLLLLSLNAHYTEAAPTTDRSFAYAKAQAIKKSGGNPDTSSYFRRDPYGANTYAFGFEVNDNRTGNIQFRDERRYVNGSVEGSFGHVRPDGRVIVTHFLSDKERGFLHETRTFESGDSQQWKAHWPTKRPSILMQRPQDVPTGAVVYDKELHLNVTNSKVPESLANALNEQHAIDVNAGAHAEDAMGDLAIQDIIDGKVPLQMKPAKAETHTGFESVHDFLPTHFPIVPFILPPMLGGLGVSGEKVLPKNASSPSGHEAKQKQPHTKYNEAKVNNSEKIVNVKELEKSVANKTKVTSSTKAPHLTSKAPLLATKADNAHIAKEQPTPLTKVPENATFVNGTWYQ, encoded by the exons CTTTTGCTGCTAAGCCTAAATGCACACTACACTGAAGCAGCGCCAACAACAGACCGAAGCTTTGCTTACGCCAAGGCACAGGCTATAAAGAAATCTGGTGGCAACCCGGATACAAGCTCGTATTTTCGACGCGATCCCTATG GCGCCAACACTTATGCATTTGGCTTTGAGGTTAACGACAATCGCACCGGCAACATACAGTTCCGCGACGAGCGACGCTATGTGAACGGCAGCGTGGAGGGCTCCTTTGGACATGTGCGTCCCGATGGCCGCGTCATTGTCACACACTTTCTCTCGGACAAAGAACGCGGCTTTCTGCACGAGACACGCACCTTTGAGTCAGGCGACAGTCAGCAGTGGAAAGCGCATTGGCCCACCAAGCGGCCGAGTATACTCATGCAAAGGCCACAGGATGTGCCCACCGGTGCTGTGGTGTATGATAAAGAGCTACATTTGAATGTGACTAACAGTAAAGTGCCGGAGTCGCTGGCAAACGCGCTCAATGAACAACACGCCATCGATGTGAACGCCGGTGCGCATGCGGAAGATGCCATGGGAGATTTGGCCATACAAGATATTATCGATGGCAAGGTGCCGTTGCAGATGAAGCCGGCAAAAGCAGAGACACACACTGGCTTTGAGTCTGTGCATGATTTTCTACCAACCCATTTTCCAATTGTCCCTTTTATATTGCCACCAATGTTGGGTGGTCTCGGCGTAAGTGGTGAAAAAGTGTTGCCTAAAAACGCAAGCAGTCCTTCAGGTCATGAAGCTAAGCAGAAACAGCCGCATACTAAATATAACGAGGCCAAAGTAAATAATtcggaaaaaattgtaaatgttaAGGAGCTGGAGAAAAGTGTGGCGAACAAGACTAAGGTTACATCCTCAACCAAAGCGCCTCATTTGACGTCCAAAGCCCCTCTTTTGGCGACCAAAGCTGACAATGCACATATTGCCAAGGAGCAACCTACACCATTGACCAAAGTTCCGGAGAATGCAACATTCGTGAATGGCACCTGGTACCAGTAA